One segment of Phaeacidiphilus oryzae TH49 DNA contains the following:
- the rplJ gene encoding 50S ribosomal protein L10, whose amino-acid sequence MARPDKAAAVAELTDKFRTSNAAVLTEYTGLSVAQLKTLRRSLGENAQYAVVKNTLTKIAANEAGITELDALFQGSTAAAFITGDPVESAKALRDFAKENPALVIKGGVLDGKALSAEEITKLADLESREVLLAKLAGAMKAKQSQTAALFQALPSKLVRTVEALRAKQAEQGGAE is encoded by the coding sequence ATGGCGAGGCCCGACAAGGCTGCCGCTGTCGCCGAGCTGACGGACAAGTTCCGTACCTCGAACGCGGCCGTGCTGACCGAGTACACCGGACTTTCCGTGGCGCAGCTGAAGACGCTGCGTCGCTCGCTCGGTGAGAACGCCCAGTACGCCGTGGTGAAGAACACGCTGACCAAGATCGCCGCCAACGAGGCGGGGATCACCGAGCTGGACGCCCTCTTCCAGGGGTCGACCGCTGCCGCCTTCATCACCGGTGACCCGGTGGAGTCGGCCAAGGCTCTGCGTGACTTCGCCAAGGAGAACCCCGCCCTGGTCATCAAGGGCGGTGTGCTCGACGGCAAGGCTCTGTCCGCCGAAGAGATCACCAAGCTCGCGGACCTCGAGTCCCGCGAGGTGCTGCTCGCCAAGCTGGCGGGCGCCATGAAGGCCAAGCAGTCGCAGACTGCCGCGCTCTTCCAGGCGCTCCCCTCGAAGCTCGTCCGCACCGTGGAGGCGCTTCGGGCCAAGCAGGCCGAGCAGGGCGGTGCCGAGTAA
- the rplL gene encoding 50S ribosomal protein L7/L12: protein MAKLTQDDLLAQFEEMTLIELSEFVKAFEEKFDVTAAAPAAVVAAAPGAPGAGAEAAEEQDEFDVILESAGDKKIQVIKEVRGLTSLGLKEAKDLVDGTPKPVLEKVKKEDAEKAKAALEGAGATVTIK from the coding sequence ATGGCGAAGCTCACCCAGGACGACCTGCTCGCGCAGTTCGAGGAGATGACCCTCATCGAGCTCTCCGAGTTCGTGAAGGCCTTCGAGGAGAAGTTCGACGTCACCGCCGCCGCCCCGGCCGCCGTGGTCGCCGCTGCCCCGGGTGCCCCGGGCGCCGGCGCCGAGGCCGCTGAGGAGCAGGACGAGTTCGACGTCATCCTCGAGTCGGCCGGCGACAAGAAGATCCAGGTCATCAAGGAGGTCCGCGGTCTGACCTCGCTGGGTCTGAAGGAGGCCAAGGACCTCGTGGACGGCACCCCGAAGCCGGTCCTGGAGAAGGTCAAGAAGGAGGACGCGGAGAAGGCCAAGGCTGCCCTCGAGGGCGCCGGCGCCACCGTCACCATCAAGTGA